A window of the Macrobrachium rosenbergii isolate ZJJX-2024 chromosome 43, ASM4041242v1, whole genome shotgun sequence genome harbors these coding sequences:
- the LOC136828723 gene encoding carbohydrate sulfotransferase 8-like isoform X2: MSCLCGRKSRLLMSALFGCLFLLYVRLDEEGDDSEPEVTKLYLADAPAKEVLSKVGKDLIEKVVLPASWNASEELHARLASRRRHVKEVCHRYDLDQPRADYQVNAWEFFINYEYNLIWCNVFKAASSTWLWNFNMLAGYSERELLASKIAPVELARQRYPRPTVKQLHQALNFKPQPLTFMITKNPLLRLVSAYRNKIQNGNAIYVPLFSRIFKRYKKYGPPVPMVPKNGMSPSRVRGKYAPSFSQFVQYVLDEEKAQKTLDMHWIPQSRFCTPCLVNFNVFAKV, translated from the exons ATGTCTTGCCTATGCGGGAGGAAGAGCAGACTTCTTATGAGTGCCCTTTTTGGCTGTTTATTTCTCTTGTATGTCAGACTGGATGAAGAAGGTGACGATTCTGAACCAGAGGTTACTAAACTT TACCTTGCAGATGCCCCTGCGAAGGAAGTCCTGAGCAAAGTGGGAAAAGACCTG ATAGAGAAAGTGGTGCTTCCTGCGTCGTGGAATGCGTCAGAGGAACTCCATGCCCGCTTGGCATCACGGCGTCGGCACGTCAAAGag GTATGTCACCGATATGATCTGGATCAGCCAAGAGCTGATTACCAGGTGAACGCCTGGGAATTCTTTATAAACTACGAGTATAATCTCATCTGGTGTAATGTCTTCAAAGCGGCCTCCTCGACATGGCTCTGGAACTTCAACATGCTCGCTGGTTATTCTGAAAGGGAGTTGCTGGCTTCGAAAATCGCGCCTGTGGAATTGGCCAGACAGCGATATCCCAG GCCTACTGTGAAGCAGCTTCACCAGGCCCTGAATTTCAAGCCCCAGCCTCTGACCTTCATGATTACGAAGAATCCTCTACTACGATTGGTTTCTGCATACAG AAACAAGATCCAGAACGGAAACGCCATTTACGTGCCGCTCTTTAGTCGCATTTTCAAACGGTACAAGAAGTATGGCCCTCCTGTGCCGATGGTCCCTAAGAATGGCATGTCCCCCTCGAGGGTCAGGGGGAAATACGCCCCCTCTTTCTCCCAGTTCGTGCAGTACGTCCTGGACGAAGAAAAGGCTCAAAAGACCTTAGACATGCACTGGATACCGCAGTCTAGGTTCTGCACCCCTTGTCTCGTCAACTTCAACGTTTTTGCCAAG gtttGA
- the LOC136828723 gene encoding carbohydrate sulfotransferase 9-like isoform X1 gives MSCLCGRKSRLLMSALFGCLFLLYVRLDEEGDDSEPEVTKLYLADAPAKEVLSKVGKDLIEKVVLPASWNASEELHARLASRRRHVKEVCHRYDLDQPRADYQVNAWEFFINYEYNLIWCNVFKAASSTWLWNFNMLAGYSERELLASKIAPVELARQRYPRPTVKQLHQALNFKPQPLTFMITKNPLLRLVSAYRNKIQNGNAIYVPLFSRIFKRYKKYGPPVPMVPKNGMSPSRVRGKYAPSFSQFVQYVLDEEKAQKTLDMHWIPQSRFCTPCLVNFNVFAKTETLDEDGNYIIFTSGLNKVIKPKIINRSLNGSSEDIAKEFLCQLTDEQFQGLLELYKYDLELFQYESASLRTC, from the exons ATGTCTTGCCTATGCGGGAGGAAGAGCAGACTTCTTATGAGTGCCCTTTTTGGCTGTTTATTTCTCTTGTATGTCAGACTGGATGAAGAAGGTGACGATTCTGAACCAGAGGTTACTAAACTT TACCTTGCAGATGCCCCTGCGAAGGAAGTCCTGAGCAAAGTGGGAAAAGACCTG ATAGAGAAAGTGGTGCTTCCTGCGTCGTGGAATGCGTCAGAGGAACTCCATGCCCGCTTGGCATCACGGCGTCGGCACGTCAAAGag GTATGTCACCGATATGATCTGGATCAGCCAAGAGCTGATTACCAGGTGAACGCCTGGGAATTCTTTATAAACTACGAGTATAATCTCATCTGGTGTAATGTCTTCAAAGCGGCCTCCTCGACATGGCTCTGGAACTTCAACATGCTCGCTGGTTATTCTGAAAGGGAGTTGCTGGCTTCGAAAATCGCGCCTGTGGAATTGGCCAGACAGCGATATCCCAG GCCTACTGTGAAGCAGCTTCACCAGGCCCTGAATTTCAAGCCCCAGCCTCTGACCTTCATGATTACGAAGAATCCTCTACTACGATTGGTTTCTGCATACAG AAACAAGATCCAGAACGGAAACGCCATTTACGTGCCGCTCTTTAGTCGCATTTTCAAACGGTACAAGAAGTATGGCCCTCCTGTGCCGATGGTCCCTAAGAATGGCATGTCCCCCTCGAGGGTCAGGGGGAAATACGCCCCCTCTTTCTCCCAGTTCGTGCAGTACGTCCTGGACGAAGAAAAGGCTCAAAAGACCTTAGACATGCACTGGATACCGCAGTCTAGGTTCTGCACCCCTTGTCTCGTCAACTTCAACGTTTTTGCCAAG ACCGAAACGTTAGACGAAGATGGTAATTACATCATATTCACTTCAG gtttGAATAAAGTCATCAAACCAAAGATTATCAACCGTTCCCTCAATGGGTCGAGTGAAGACATAGCCAAAGAATTCCTTTGTCAGTTGACAGATGAACAGTTCCAAGGATTGCTTGAGCTTTACAAGTACGATTTGGAACTCTTCCAGTATGAATCTGCTTCCCTGCGAACCTGTTGA